Proteins from one Candidatus Roseilinea sp. genomic window:
- a CDS encoding hypothetical protein (possible pseudo, frameshifted), with protein sequence MVGAIIALEERRANGEAINDAEPVGAKTSLMAGLDTIGNTVMLSAVGSLLIAAGAAWADRGSLLGPLMFAVVQSALVLAVGFISFQLGYAQTRRFGDWARANNWLRPALFGAMRLGAFALGALVIALAPITLPGDGLIQIGAAQLPVQTRVLDAILPGGLPLAATLTMWGVLRSRRASPVGLMGGCLIVATAGAVIARALGWV encoded by the coding sequence TTGGTCGGCGCGATCATTGCGTTGGAGGAGCGCCGCGCCAACGGCGAAGCGATCAACGATGCCGAGCCGGTCGGCGCCAAGACAAGCCTCATGGCCGGCCTAGACACCATCGGCAATACAGTCATGCTGAGCGCGGTCGGCTCGCTGCTCATCGCTGCCGGCGCAGCGTGGGCAGATCGCGGCAGCCTGCTCGGGCCGCTCATGTTCGCAGTCGTCCAATCGGCGCTGGTGCTGGCGGTCGGCTTCATCAGCTTTCAACTCGGCTATGCGCAAACGCGCCGCTTCGGCGACTGGGCGCGCGCCAACAATTGGCTGCGCCCGGCCCTATTCGGCGCAATGCGCCTGGGCGCGTTTGCGCTGGGCGCGCTGGTGATTGCGCTCGCACCGATCACCTTGCCGGGCGACGGCTTGATCCAAATCGGTGCGGCGCAACTGCCCGTGCAAACGCGCGTGCTGGATGCGATTTTGCCGGGCGGATTGCCCCTGGCCGCCACGCTGACGATGTGGGGGGTGCTGCGCTCCCGTCGGGCCAGCCCGGTCGGTTTGATGGGCGGATGTCTGATCGTCGCCACTGCCGGCGCGGTCATCGCGCGCGCGCTCGGCTGGGTGTGA